One window of Papaver somniferum cultivar HN1 chromosome 9, ASM357369v1, whole genome shotgun sequence genomic DNA carries:
- the LOC113310871 gene encoding probable zinc metalloprotease EGY2, chloroplastic isoform X1, which yields MNFPATLRENFSCILKCSSCSNLPLHPFTASSIVVRGTCVPRSNLQIASGSRFLLQHKRRVVICRVTETESDPESNDDKEKEIVEDGNVAPSPELDVQNNGQLDSQPTVIDQNKEDSTMATMLALEKLAGSNDSKLKSSGSTQIKEDSIMATMNALEKLAGNNDGKLKSPGSTQIKEDSTMATMDALKKLAGNNDVELKSPVSTEGDSSEVASGSPLPGLKESDNIEVASGSPLPGLKQLSESYRIPKETIDIIKDQVFGFDTFFVTSYEPYETGILFKGNLRGTASKSFERIKTRMEDKFGDEYKLFLLINPEDDVPVAVVVPKMTLQPESTAVPEWVAAGAFGLVTVFTLLLRNVPELQTNLLSVFDNVDLLRGGLSGAFVTACILGVHELGHILVARSAGIKLGVPYFIPSWQIGSFGGITRIINIVPNREDLLKFAAAGPVAGFSLGFALLLLGFFLPPSDGIGVVVDGNVFHESFLVGGIAKFLLGDVLREGTPISINPLVIWAWAGLLINAINSIPAGELDGGRVSLALWGRKASNRLTGVSIALLGLSSLFNDVSFYWVVLIFFLQRGPIAPLSEEISDPDNKFIGLGITVLTLGLLVCLPYPFPFTTEDAVMGLRSTIESLGG from the exons ATGAATTTTCCAGCGACATTAAGAGAgaatttttcttgcattttgaagtgtAGTTCTTGTTCTAATCTTCCATTACATCCTTTTACTGCTTCTTCAATTGTTGTGAGAGGGACATGTGTGCCGAGGAGTAATCTGCAGATAGCTTCAGGTTCTAG gtttttgttGCAGCATAAACGAAGAGTTGTTATTTGCCGAGTAACGGAGACTGAATCTGATCCAGAAAGCAATGATGATAAG gaaaaggagaTAGTTGAAGATGGAAATGTTGCACCTTCCCCCGAATTGGATGTGCAGAATAATGGACAGCTCGATTCTCAGCCTACCGTCATTGATCAA AACAAAGAGGATTCAACCATGGCGACTATGCTCGCGTTAGAAAAATTAGCTGGAAGTAATGATAGCAAACTTAAGTCTTCAGGTAGCACTCAG ATCAAAGAGGATTCAATAATGGCGACTATGAACGCGTTAGAAAAATTAGCTGGAAATAATGATGGCAAACTTAAGTCTCCAGGTAGCACTCAG ATTAAAGAGGATTCGACAATGGCGACTATGGACGCGTTAAAAAAGTTAGCTGGAAATAATGATGTTGAACTCAAGTCTCCAGTTAGTACCGAG GGTGACAGTTCAGAAGTTGCTAGTGGGTCTCCTCTGCCAGGCCTTAAG GAGAGTGATAATATAGAAGTTGCTAGTGGATCTCCTCTGCCAGGTCTGAAG CAACTAAGTGAGTCGTACAGGATCCCCAAGGAAACCATTGATATTATAAAAGATCAAGTTTTTGGTTTTGACACCTTCTTCGTTACAAGCTATGAACCATATGAG ACTGGAATTTTGTTCAAAGGAAACCTGCGTGGCACTGCATCCAAAAGTTTTGAAAGGATAAAAACAAGGATGGAG GATAAGTTTGGGGATGAATATAAGCTCTTCCTTCTTATCAATCCAGAGGATGATGTCCCAGTGGCTGTTGTGGTTCCTAAGATGACATTGCAACCTGAGAGTACTG cTGTTCCAGAATGGGTGGCAGCTGGTGCATTTGGATTGGTCACTGTTTTTACACTACTTCTCCGAAACGTCCCTGAACTACAGACAAATTTACT ATCCGTTTTTGACAATGTCGACTTGTTGAGGGGTGGCCTCTCAGGAGCTTTTGTAACTGCATGCATTTTGGGGGTGCATGAACTTGGCCACATCTTAGTTGCAAGAAGCGCAGGAATTAAACTTGGGGTGCCGTACTTTATTCCTAGTTGGCAG ATAGGCTCATTTGGTGGCATTACCAGAATTATAAATATTGTTCCCAACCGCGAGGACCTCCTTAAGTTTGCAGCCGCTGGACCTGTGGCTGGATTCTCTCTGGGTTTTGCTCTTCTTCTCTTGGGGTTTTTCTTACCACCTAGTGATGGTATTGGTGTCGTAGTGGACGGGAATGTCTTCCATGAATCATTCCTTGTTGGAGGCATTG CAAAGTTTCTTCTTGGTGATGTATTAAGAGAAGGAACTCCTATCTCTATAAATCCACTAGTAATATGGGCATGGGCAGGACTTCTTATTAATGCAATCAACAGCATTCCTGCTGGGGAGCTTGATGGAGGTCGTGTCTCTTTGGCTCTTTGGGGCCGAAAG GCTTCAAATCGCTTAACAGGCGTATCAATTGCTCTGCTTGGACTGTCATCGCTATTCAACGACGTGTCATTCTATTGGGTCGTCTTGATATTCTTCTTGCAGAGAGGGCCTATTGCTCCACTGTCAGAGGAAATCAGTGATCCTGACAACAAATTCATCGGCCTTGGCATCACAGTTTTGACCTTAGGGTTGCTAGTATGTCTACCATACCCTTTCCCTTTTACCACTGAAGACGCAGTAATGGGTTTAAGGAGTACAATTGAATCCCTTGGGGgataa
- the LOC113312522 gene encoding protein FAR1-RELATED SEQUENCE 5-like encodes MVCERGGKKVSKKKNGKPYVGKTGKKYKTKTRKINCPFKIVLKWNINEKVFKMNEDMDCRHNHPRPKDLHGHYRDGRLKAHEYAEVDKMTRARMAPSKILSKLKADDKNNKTTLQQIYNARSTLRRKDLQGRLVMQQLLWLAQKNNYACQKKFDEFGHVTHLFIAHPECVKLVLCFPQVLILDCTYKTNKYEIPLMNVVGHTSTKSPFTVAFCFLHDELKESYVWALEQVKLIFREDALPKVMVTDQEAALMFAIRKVFPNAQNFLCTFHVWNNVRKKCQGIIQPLKLKELEKIATLPDGEREVKKKEFRKSYEANERMWACFHNDWESLTWSITEEVYEENVAKLIANWGVKYPEIIIYLRKQFLDTNAHRFVSAFKNHHKHFDNQATSMVESAHYRLKRNLFGCVDTFVTVFDAMEDYFMSDVIRIGTLFEKSIMMKHDEFPDVKWLRGLTIGSLIFTLHL; translated from the coding sequence ATGGTTTGTGAGAGGGGTGGGAAGAAAGTaagcaagaagaaaaatggtaagccatatgttgggaagaccgggaaaaAATATAAGACTAAAACAAGGAAGATAAATTGTCCTTTCAAGATCGTCTTAAAGTGGAACATAAATGAAAAAGTTTTCAAAATGAATGAAGATATGGATtgccgtcataaccacccacgtccaaaGGATCTTCATGGACATTATAGAGACGGAAGACTAAAAGCTCATGAATATGCGGAGgtagataaaatgacacgagcacgtatgGCACCCTCTAAAATTCTTAGCAAGTTGAAGGCGGATGATAAGAATAACAAGACTACGTTGCAACAAATCTATAACGCGAGAAGTACTTTGAGAAGAAAGGATTTGCAAGGTAGGTTGGTGATGCAACAATTATTGTGGTTGGCCCAAAAGAATAACTATGCTTGCcaaaagaaatttgatgaatttggcCATGTGACGCACCTTTTTATTGCCCATCCGGAATGCGTAAAGTTGGtgttatgcttcccacaagttctcatattggattgcacttacaagaccaATAAGTATGAGATTCCCTTGATGAACGTTGTTGGTCATACGTCAACCAAGTCTCCTTTcaccgttgctttttgttttttgCATGATGAGTTGAAAGAAAGCTATGTATGGGCATTGGAACAagtgaagttaatcttccgggaggatGCTCTACCAAAAGTCATGGTAACCGACCAAGAGGCGGCATTGATGTTTGCCATCAGGAAGGTATTTCCGAACGCGCAAAACTTTCTTTGTACCTTTCATGTATGGAATAATGTTAGGAAGAAATGCCAAGGGATAATCCAACCGCTCAAGTTGAAAGAGCTAGAGAAGATTGCTACATTACCGGATGGAGAacgagaagtgaagaagaaagaattcaGGAAATCATATGAGGCTAATGAAAGGATGTGGGCATGTTTCCACAATGATTGGGAATCTTTGACTTGGTCCATCACCGAAGAAGTGTATGAAGAAAATGTTGCAAAGCTCATTGCGAATTGGGGCGTCAAATACCCGGAAATCATTATATATTTACGCAAGCAATTCTTGGATACCAATGCACATAGATTTGTTAGTGCATTTAAAAACCACCACAagcacttcgacaaccaagctacaagtatggtagagtcggctcactATCGTTTGAAGAGGAATCTATTTGGGTGCGTGGACACGTTCGTCACGGTGTTTGACGCAATGGAAGACTATTTCATGAGTGACGTTATAAGAATTGGAACATTATTCGAAAAAAGTATAATGATGAAGCATGATGAATTCCCGGATGTTAAGTGGCTTCGGGGACTAACCATAGGGTCTCTCATTTTTACATTACACTTATAA
- the LOC113310871 gene encoding probable zinc metalloprotease EGY2, chloroplastic isoform X2, producing MNFPATLRENFSCILKCSSCSNLPLHPFTASSIVVRGTCVPRSNLQIASGSRFLLQHKRRVVICRVTETESDPESNDDKEKEIVEDGNVAPSPELDVQNNGQLDSQPTVIDQNKEDSTMATMLALEKLAGSNDSKLKSSGSTQIKEDSTMATMDALKKLAGNNDVELKSPVSTEGDSSEVASGSPLPGLKESDNIEVASGSPLPGLKQLSESYRIPKETIDIIKDQVFGFDTFFVTSYEPYETGILFKGNLRGTASKSFERIKTRMEDKFGDEYKLFLLINPEDDVPVAVVVPKMTLQPESTAVPEWVAAGAFGLVTVFTLLLRNVPELQTNLLSVFDNVDLLRGGLSGAFVTACILGVHELGHILVARSAGIKLGVPYFIPSWQIGSFGGITRIINIVPNREDLLKFAAAGPVAGFSLGFALLLLGFFLPPSDGIGVVVDGNVFHESFLVGGIAKFLLGDVLREGTPISINPLVIWAWAGLLINAINSIPAGELDGGRVSLALWGRKASNRLTGVSIALLGLSSLFNDVSFYWVVLIFFLQRGPIAPLSEEISDPDNKFIGLGITVLTLGLLVCLPYPFPFTTEDAVMGLRSTIESLGG from the exons ATGAATTTTCCAGCGACATTAAGAGAgaatttttcttgcattttgaagtgtAGTTCTTGTTCTAATCTTCCATTACATCCTTTTACTGCTTCTTCAATTGTTGTGAGAGGGACATGTGTGCCGAGGAGTAATCTGCAGATAGCTTCAGGTTCTAG gtttttgttGCAGCATAAACGAAGAGTTGTTATTTGCCGAGTAACGGAGACTGAATCTGATCCAGAAAGCAATGATGATAAG gaaaaggagaTAGTTGAAGATGGAAATGTTGCACCTTCCCCCGAATTGGATGTGCAGAATAATGGACAGCTCGATTCTCAGCCTACCGTCATTGATCAA AACAAAGAGGATTCAACCATGGCGACTATGCTCGCGTTAGAAAAATTAGCTGGAAGTAATGATAGCAAACTTAAGTCTTCAGGTAGCACTCAG ATTAAAGAGGATTCGACAATGGCGACTATGGACGCGTTAAAAAAGTTAGCTGGAAATAATGATGTTGAACTCAAGTCTCCAGTTAGTACCGAG GGTGACAGTTCAGAAGTTGCTAGTGGGTCTCCTCTGCCAGGCCTTAAG GAGAGTGATAATATAGAAGTTGCTAGTGGATCTCCTCTGCCAGGTCTGAAG CAACTAAGTGAGTCGTACAGGATCCCCAAGGAAACCATTGATATTATAAAAGATCAAGTTTTTGGTTTTGACACCTTCTTCGTTACAAGCTATGAACCATATGAG ACTGGAATTTTGTTCAAAGGAAACCTGCGTGGCACTGCATCCAAAAGTTTTGAAAGGATAAAAACAAGGATGGAG GATAAGTTTGGGGATGAATATAAGCTCTTCCTTCTTATCAATCCAGAGGATGATGTCCCAGTGGCTGTTGTGGTTCCTAAGATGACATTGCAACCTGAGAGTACTG cTGTTCCAGAATGGGTGGCAGCTGGTGCATTTGGATTGGTCACTGTTTTTACACTACTTCTCCGAAACGTCCCTGAACTACAGACAAATTTACT ATCCGTTTTTGACAATGTCGACTTGTTGAGGGGTGGCCTCTCAGGAGCTTTTGTAACTGCATGCATTTTGGGGGTGCATGAACTTGGCCACATCTTAGTTGCAAGAAGCGCAGGAATTAAACTTGGGGTGCCGTACTTTATTCCTAGTTGGCAG ATAGGCTCATTTGGTGGCATTACCAGAATTATAAATATTGTTCCCAACCGCGAGGACCTCCTTAAGTTTGCAGCCGCTGGACCTGTGGCTGGATTCTCTCTGGGTTTTGCTCTTCTTCTCTTGGGGTTTTTCTTACCACCTAGTGATGGTATTGGTGTCGTAGTGGACGGGAATGTCTTCCATGAATCATTCCTTGTTGGAGGCATTG CAAAGTTTCTTCTTGGTGATGTATTAAGAGAAGGAACTCCTATCTCTATAAATCCACTAGTAATATGGGCATGGGCAGGACTTCTTATTAATGCAATCAACAGCATTCCTGCTGGGGAGCTTGATGGAGGTCGTGTCTCTTTGGCTCTTTGGGGCCGAAAG GCTTCAAATCGCTTAACAGGCGTATCAATTGCTCTGCTTGGACTGTCATCGCTATTCAACGACGTGTCATTCTATTGGGTCGTCTTGATATTCTTCTTGCAGAGAGGGCCTATTGCTCCACTGTCAGAGGAAATCAGTGATCCTGACAACAAATTCATCGGCCTTGGCATCACAGTTTTGACCTTAGGGTTGCTAGTATGTCTACCATACCCTTTCCCTTTTACCACTGAAGACGCAGTAATGGGTTTAAGGAGTACAATTGAATCCCTTGGGGgataa